From the Leptospira sp. WS60.C2 genome, one window contains:
- a CDS encoding putative peptidyl-prolyl cis-trans isomerase, translating into MQKKNRISHNFVFVFAAVVCFSITVVPTKPLGSYESLNAVIAIVGNKSISTLDYEEGVERYKNLSRFFPNYRKKGSLHSQVIDFLIDRVVVDIVAEEESIQVNEKRIEAEIQKRMEAQGISDLEQFKKSVQAQFNLPYDIWLDDLPYQIKKGQLLQIKVSPPLPSEQEIQSWYNKNKAKVGNEFKFRELVFSPANGSIEEESRLFNELTEIRNKSLQDPSFFKLVASGPRNESRYRLNGGLVNYVPTFELYKTQPTTASVLAQVGGQGKFSDVFRDDRKRYCLVYIEGMRPTPLDAVRKGIQGFLFREKEQTSFEEWVNATRKNTSITVFDPIYIKEHNISNPEEKYNSD; encoded by the coding sequence ATGCAAAAAAAAAATCGAATCTCGCATAACTTCGTTTTCGTTTTTGCTGCGGTTGTTTGTTTTTCAATCACAGTCGTTCCAACAAAACCATTAGGCTCTTACGAGTCTCTCAACGCAGTCATTGCCATTGTTGGTAACAAATCCATTTCAACATTGGATTACGAAGAAGGTGTAGAGCGTTATAAAAACCTCTCCCGATTTTTTCCAAATTATCGCAAAAAAGGCTCTCTGCATTCACAAGTAATCGATTTTTTAATCGATCGAGTCGTTGTTGATATTGTCGCAGAAGAAGAATCCATCCAAGTCAATGAAAAACGAATTGAGGCAGAAATTCAAAAAAGGATGGAAGCGCAAGGAATCAGTGACTTGGAACAGTTTAAAAAATCAGTCCAAGCTCAATTCAATCTTCCTTATGATATATGGTTAGATGACCTTCCTTACCAGATCAAAAAGGGGCAACTTTTACAAATCAAAGTAAGCCCTCCTCTTCCTTCTGAACAGGAGATCCAATCTTGGTATAACAAAAACAAAGCAAAAGTAGGAAATGAATTTAAGTTTCGAGAACTTGTGTTTTCACCTGCCAATGGTTCGATTGAAGAAGAATCTCGTTTGTTTAACGAACTTACAGAGATTCGAAACAAATCCCTACAAGATCCCTCTTTTTTTAAACTAGTGGCCTCAGGTCCAAGAAACGAGTCTCGTTACCGATTGAATGGTGGACTTGTAAATTATGTTCCTACATTCGAATTGTATAAAACACAACCGACCACAGCTTCAGTATTAGCGCAAGTTGGTGGACAAGGAAAATTTTCAGACGTATTTCGTGATGATCGTAAACGTTATTGTTTAGTTTACATTGAAGGAATGCGCCCCACTCCACTTGACGCTGTTCGAAAAGGGATCCAAGGATTTTTGTTCCGAGAAAAAGAACAAACTTCATTTGAAGAATGGGTGAACGCCACAAGAAAAAATACGTCTATCACTGTCTTTGATCCAATCTACATCAAAGAACACAATATTAGTAATCCAGAAGAAAAATACAATTCAGATTAA